The Lolium rigidum isolate FL_2022 chromosome 1, APGP_CSIRO_Lrig_0.1, whole genome shotgun sequence region ACTGGTGTGGACTGTAGAACACGGTGATTGGTGTGCTGAAGCAGCGTGCACGGAGGATGCTGGCAAGAAGAAATGTTGGCATGACATGGGGTACTCCTCGTCGCTCCAGACGATCCACACCAGAGAcatcggaagaagaagaagaaagcaaaaaaagagAAATTGAAAATTAATTAACAACAAGAGTGAAGATTGAATAGAAGAGATtggcaaacagagcttggctctggtggttaggtcccttgtggtggaaccagcccacccaggttcaagtcctagacttgacatgggtgtttgcatttacctggatttattccaggatttaaccggcgctatgctttcagtggtaggtgacgtgcccgtcaacagcgaggcgccagtggtgacttcgtcaacctcaagatatgccggctcagtccctcggaggtgctcataggggtagggtgtgcgtgcgtgcgttcataggggtgtttgtacgtgcgtgtttgtgagcgtctgcgttgtactgtgttctcaaaaaaaaaagaatagaagAGATTGACTTCACTTCTGAAGAAAATAACAATAATGGCGGATCTAAAATGGGAAGCAAAGAATGACAGAATGAAAATCATAAGTGAATTATGGAAGACAAGTAAAATACCATCATAAAAATGAAATTGATTCTCTAATTTATTTATCTTTTGTAGATCTTAAAGGTTGGAAAAGACAAAATACCATGATGGATCAAAAATTGAAAATTGATTCCGAAGACCAAGAATGAAGACCGCTATGAATGACAATCATCACAAACTTAAATACTACTGTAATTAACCTTGACCGGTAATCATGCTTTGCATTTAAAAGACCATGAAATAAATAGgaaatacatgtaaaatttagAACGATCGAAATATGACCGATCAAACTGAAAGAATGACTAAGGCAGCGTTTGGTAGTGAAGTTTTTTTTTGAAGTATTTCAAGAATACCATAGTATTCGAAAATACCACAGTTTTCAATATTTTGATGTGTTTGTCTATGACAGAAAACACCGGAATCAATACTGCAATATTCTTCAAACTGTAGTATTTTGGAAGTATTTAAAAAGAAGCCCCAGACCTCTTTTTTCTAAAACAGAGAAAGCAAGAAAAACTACAAGAATGCCTCGATCTATTTCAATCGGCCGTCACCCTGTCATCTCCGCGGCCATGGACATACCACTGCAAAGCATCGACCATCCCTAGAAGCTATAGCTGGTGCCTTCTTTTCTTTCACCATGAGAATTGCGCACATCGCCGGGATTGGCCGAGTCGCAGGTCTAGACCGTCGGTGCCCTGGCAGGGCACGCGGAGAAAACTTCAGCTCCCCCACGGAGAGGCACCCATCCTAGACCACCGTCACTATTATGGATCTATGGCAACGGCCACCCATCCTTGGCTTGTACTACTTGTGCTCGCGGGCACCCTGAGGGCCGTCGTGGCGTGCCAGAGCCAGCTAGACGCATGAGCTGCAGTGGCGTGAGGCAGGCGTTGCGACGATCCTGTTGTACAGGTGACAGAGCATGCAATGTTGATGGGCATGCGGCTGAGATCTTCGAGTCCACCTTGTCGTACTGGTACCTTGTAGCACGAACGCGGTATGCCCTTGTGCATTGTGAAGGAGTCGTTGAACTCGTCGTCGTTACCGTTCATGGTAGCCACTCTGTGTTCCACTCCACCCGCACCTTAATGTCGTCGTTGTGGTACTATCTCGCCGTGTCAGCTCGGGCGAGCTTGACGGAAGAACCTGGCATTATAAGATAGCTGATCTAGACGCTACAATAAATTACTAGCCAAACATGTCACAGTTTAGCGATACTTCATAATACTCAGTTTTGGCAAAACTGTACTATCTTGTGCCCAGGTGCTAAAATACTCTAGTTTTCTATTGCTTCAGTTTTagaaatactttttttttgccaaactagGCCTAAACTGGAACTTATGACTGAAAACGAAGAATGACTACATTAGCTCTCAAATGATAAAACTGAGAAGTGAAATACTGATTATCCGAGACTGAGAAATAACTGAGGATGATACCATCACACAAACGAAAACTTGTAAAACTGACCAAATATGTACTGAACAAACTATTATCTGAGACTAGGAAAGAATGATCAAACTGAAACGTAGGACTGAAGACTAAGAATGACTACACTGGGACTGAAGAGCTAGTGTAGGAAGAAGCGGCGCGctctgaggaggaagaagcggcACGCTTGGCGGGCTCAGCGGCTGGTGAGGACCCCGGCGCGCGGTTTGGTGGGCGGATCCGGCGGAGGGGGCCATGTTCGGCGCTGGTGGCAGTTCTGCGGTTGACGCTCAGGTGGTGGGTGGAGCCGTTACTCTGGTGAGGTCACCGGAGGGGGCGACGGCGCCCCCCAGGTTCGATTCGGCGGTGGAGTTTCCTCCGCTTCCTTCGCGTTCGCCGGCGGGGCTCGCCTTCGCGGCGACCTCGGTGGGAGGCGGCTTCCAAACATATTAATACCGGAtatagtttcgaagatctcgtcGCGACTAATCCAACAGTCAAAACGGATCATACATCAGATAAGCGATTTGTGCTACAAAAGTTTTTAAATTTTCGAATTTTACATTTAATGCACATGACATCATTAGTTTTGTACTTTCTACATGCATGAGTGAGAAAGAAGCTGCCCGTTCAAGTTTGCTATTTTTAGAGCACCATTTACATAGTCCGATCCTATGTTTAAAATTTCCGTACGTAGATCTTCCTTACGTGTAGCATGCACCGTGCGGCTTTGGGTCTCCGAAAGTGTCGCCACTCCACATGTTCATCACATCTCGCACAATTCCCTCCAAGCCATGCAATCATCTCTCCCGGTCTCTCCCTCAGTGTGGGAACCAGTTTGCAACAATGGCGGGGGAGCATGGCACCGAACGGGCCGTAGCAACCTAGGAAAAACAAACCAGCGTGTGGCCGTCGACGTCGAGCCGGTGCATCTCCAAGGACGACGGCATCGACCGCTCGCCGCGGTTCTCCTGTACCATGTCGAACGACTATACCAACTACACGGTCTTCATGCCGCCCACGCCGGACAACCAGCCAGGGGCCGCGCAGGCCGGGGCGTCAGGGTCCGGGGGCTCTAGCAAGCCGGGATTGCCGCCCTACTCGTCAGGCTCCAAGGTCACGAACCGTCGGGGCGGCGACGatggcgcggccggcggcggcagcaagaTGGAACGGCGGCTATCCACCGCGCACGTGGCGTCGCCGTCCAAGTCGCTGCTGGTGCGGAGCCAGACGGGGGACTTCGACCACAACCGGTGGCTGTTCGACACCAAGGGCACGTACGGCATCGGGAACGCGTACTGGCCGCAGGAGGACAACCCGTACGCCAACGAGGACGGCACCGGCatgggcggtggcggcgacggcggcgtcaagATGGAGGACCTCATCGACAAGCCCTGGAAGCCGCTCAGCCGGAAGGTTGCCATTTCTCCGAGCATCCTCAGTCCCTATAGGTTCGCAAAGTTCCAGAAATTTACTTTCACCATTGTCAATGGAAATGTTGCAACACTTGGTTAAAACCGATCGACGCGGGAATCGCGTGCGCTCGCAGGTTGCTCGTCCTGGTGCGGTTCGTGTCGCTGTTGCTCTTCCTGGTATGGCGCGCGACGAACCCTAACCCGGACGCCATGTGGCTGTGGGGGATTTCCATCGTGTGCGAGTACTGGTTCGCCTTCTCCTGGATTCTCGACCAGATGCCCAAGCTGAACCCCATCAACCGCGCCGCCGACCTCGCCGCGCTCCGGGAGAAGTTCGAGTCCAAGACGCCGTCCAACCCAACCGGCCGCTCAGACCTGCCGGGGCTCGACGTgttcatctccaccgccgacccaTACAAGGAGCCGCCGCTCGTCACCGCCAACACCCTGCTCTCcatcctcgccaccgactacccgGTCGAGAAGCTCTTCGTCTACAtctccgacgacggcggcgcgCTTCTCACCTTCGAAGCCATGGCGGAGGCATGCGCCTACGCCAAGGTGTGGGTGCCCTTCTGCCGCAAGCACTCCATCGAGCCACGCAACCCCGACGCCTACTTCAACCAGCAGGGCGACCCGACGAAAGGCAAgaaacggccggacttcgtcaaggACCGCCGCTGGATCAAGCGCGAGTACGACGAGTTCAAGGTGCGCATCAATGATCTCCCGGAGGCTATCCGCCGCCGCGCCCACGCCATGAATGCCCGCGAGCGCAAGATCGCCCGCGAgaaggccgccgcctcggccgagGCTGCCCCGGCGCCCGTGAAGGCCACCTGGATGGCCGACGGCACGCACTGGCCCGGCACATGGCTCGACTCCGCCCCCGATCACGGCAAGGGCGACCACGCCAGCATCGTCCAGGTCTGCATCATCAGCGACCATTGCATTTTTTGAACTACACAAATATGAATAATTTTGCCGCGCACACACGTGTTAATGTGTTGTCCATTAATTAGGTGATGATCAAGAACCCTCACTTCGACGTGGTGTACGGGGACGCCGGCGACCACGCGTACCTGGACTTCACGGACGTGGACGTGCGCATCCCCATGTTCGTCTACCTCTCGCGGGAGAAGCGGCCGGGGTACGACCACAACAAGAAGGCGGGCGCCATGAACGCCATGGTGCGCGCGTCGGCGGTCCTCTCCAACGGGCCCTTCATGCTCAACTTCGACTGCGACCACTACGTGTACAACTGCCAGGCCATCCGGGAGGCCATGTGCTACATGCtcgaccgcggcggcgaccgcATCTGCTACATCCAGTTCCCGCAGCGCTTCGAGGGCATCGACCCCTCCGACCGCTACGCCAACCACAACACCGTCTTCTTCGACGGCAACATGCGCGCCCTCGACGGCCTCCAGGGACCCATGTACGTCGGCACCGGATGCCTCTTCCGCCGCTACGCCATCTACGGCTTCAACCCGCCGCGCGTCACCGAGTACCACGGCGTCGTCGGCCAGACCAAGGTGCCCATCGACGCGCACACGCGATCCGCCGGCGGGGACGAGGAGCTCCGCCCGCTCACCGATCACCCGGACCACGAGGCGCCGCAGCGGTTCGGAAAGTCCAAGACGTTCGTCGAGTCCATCGCCGTGGCCGAGTACCAGGGCAGGCCGCTGCAGGACCACCCATCGGTCCGGAACGGACGGCCGCCCGGCGCGCTGCTCATGCCGCGCCCGCCGCTCGACGCGGCCACCGTGGCCGAGGCCGTCTCCTTGATCTCCTGCTGGTACGAGGACAGCACGGAGTGGGGGCTGCGCGTGGGCTGGATCTACGGCTCCGTGACGGAGGACGTGGTGACGGGGTACCGGATGCACAACCGCGGGTGGCGCTCTGTGTACTGCATCACCAAGCGCGACGCCTTCCGCGGCACGGCGCCCATCAACCTGACCGACCGGCTCCACCAGGTGCTCCGGTGGGCGACGGGGTCCGTGGAGATCTTCTTCTCCAAGAACAACGCGCTGTGCGCGTCCCGGAGGCTCATGTTCCTGCAGCGCATGTCGTACCTCAACGTCGGCATCTACCCGTTCACCTCCCTCTTCCTTATCATGTACTGCCTCCTGCCGGCGCTCTCCCTCTTCTCCGGACAGTTCATCGTGGCCACGCTGGACCCGACCTTCCTCTGCTACCTCCTCCTCATCACCACGACCCTCATCCTGCTCTGCCTGCTGGAGGTCAAGTGGTCGGGCATCGGGCTGGAGGAGTGGTGGCGCAACGAGCAGTTCTGGGTCATCGGTGGCACCTCCGCGCACCTCGCCGCCGTGCTGCAGGGCCTGCTCAAGGTCACCGCCGGCATCGAGATATCCTTCACGCTCACGGCCAAGGCAGccgcggaggacgacgacgaccccTACGCGGAGCTCTACCTCATCAAGTGGACGTCGCTCTTCATCCCGCCGCTCGCCATCATCGGCATCAACATCATCGCCATGGTGGTGGGCGTGTCGCGCTGCGTCTACGCGGAGATCCCGCAGTACAGCAAGCTGCTCGGCGGCGGATTCTTCAGCTTCTGGGTGCTGGCGCACTACTACCCATTCGCCAAGGGGCTCATGGGACGCCGCGGCCGCACGCCGACACTCGTCTACGTCTGGGCGGGGCTCATCTCCATCACCGTCTCCTTGCTCTGGATCACCATCAGCCCGCCCGACGATCGGATCTCCCAGGGCGGCATCGAGGTGTGATCATGTCATCGAGCACAGAGATCGATCCATCAGTTTCAAGTTGAACGGCCAAGAGATATATACGCGCCATTTGCTCCGAAATGCAGGAACAAGTTGGAGAATTCTGTAGTTGAAAAGGAGTAGAACGTACTCAAGATGGGACTGGGCCGCGTCGACCCGCCGGGTCACTGACCCGGCCCAAAAATTCAGGGCCATTGGGGCGCACGGGTCGGCCTTGATATGTTTTTGGGCCAACAGAGCCGGCTTTGATCGACCCACTGGGTCAACGGGGTCGACCCGTCGATTCCAACTAGGAACAGGCGTGACCTAGTCGCAGCCCCCGtctccgcccccgcccccgcccatctctgctgccggcggcggcgctgcctcCTGCGTCTCTCCAGCCGCCCTCCGTCCGTCCGTACGGGTCGTCGCCGTCCTGGTCGCCGCCGTCCCGGTCGCCGCCCACCTCTGCTTCCGGTGGTGCTGCCTCGTGCTTGCTGTGCCGCTCCTGGCGTCTCTGCCGTTCGCTGTCGGtcggggtcgtcgtcgtcgtcccagtCGACCCAACGCCGTCATTGTCTCGGCTGCCCTCTGAATTCTCCAACTCTTCCTGCTCCCAGCTCGCCATCTTCCTCCGATTCTCGACGGTTAGTGCTCTCTAATCGAGCATATGTTTCTTGAACTGTTCAGTCTCTGCTTATTCTGATGTGAGACTATCAAGTTGTTTACGATGGATGCCTTGATCAGCTTCAGCCCAAATATGTCATAGAGTTGTCTATTTTACCTTTGAAGATTGCCTTGTCTTCTGTTCTATGTCGCAGCTTTTGCTTGTGGCCTTTTGTTTTTCCAACCTTCTGAGTTCTGATGCTCTAAGAAAGGATCTACTTCATGCAGTGATGGAATGTTTTGTAGCCTACTCAGGATTATACCGGGGCTCGTCAGTAGTTAATATTCTGTTCTATTGCGCTTGAATGCTAGTTAAAATCTGTTATGTTATTTGGCTATCGTAGTTTCTTTGCTGTTTGGTCCTGTATTGTAAGCTGTAACTATATTTATAAGACCTTGCTTTAGTGAAAAAGGATGGCCTCCATGCTTATTATCCCAAATTAATTCGTTTGCAGTTCATGACAGTATGTTTGCAATCTTGTTTCTTCTAGTTTCAGTAAACAATGCATCTTTCAAGCAGGATACTTGCATCTTTCTAGTTTCTTCTAGTGACAGTATACTTGCATCTGTAAGGTGGCATAAAAAAAAATGGTTGGCACTTTTGATCAATATATTTTCGACCTCATATCCACTGTAGTGAAACTTTCTTGGATTCAACAGATAAATTGAAGCTTGGTTAAATTATGCATTTCTGTTCAAGAATCTATCCTTCGGTGCCATTAATTTTTAAGTGCAACTCCATATATTTTTGGTCAGTGAAATCATTAATGATCCCAACAGCCTGGAATTCTTGCAAAGAGGCAATTTTCATCCACTGACTGTACACTAAACTAGATAATGTGATCCAGATAAATAGAAACGTCCCACTTTCTGATCACAAACATGTACTGTATACTGATGTTACCTCCTACATACTTGCTCTGTAATGTTCCTATATTTCCCTCTGATCAGAAACATGGAATTGGAAGAAGGGAATCCTGAAGCTCAACAAAGTGGTACCTCGATATTGATATCTGGTGCAACAAGGACTGGGCCTGTGCTGTCTCCTTCTTTGATAAACCGCACCAGAGCTTATGTTGGTGAGCGTTTTGTCAATCTTTCTTTTATACGGATGCAACTTAAGAGTTGATTAGTTCTTATGTAACTGCAATGTTAACTCTTTAATCCTTTTTTTAGCGGCTTGGTCTGCACGTGATACTCAAATGGATGATTTGGAAGAAGATGATGCCGACGAACAAGATGTCgactatgaagaagaggaagaagaagatgaggatgaggatgatgaaGACGAAGCAGAGGAAGATTTTGCTGATGAAGAGGAAGGAGATGAGGATGTTGACATGGGAACGTTTTCTGAACAGGGAAGAAAATTTTTGTCCAAAGTCTGGAGAGAATATGAGCCTAAGCGTGTTGATGGGATAGTGATAGCTGCTGAGTGCAAACATTGTGCAAGGAATATTTGTGCTGAGCGTAAACATGGAACAAGCTCATTGCGCAAACATTTGAAGAGGTGCAAGGAAAGAAAGAAGGTTCTTAGAGTTTCTGGCCAGTTGAGTGCTTCCATCATGAGCCCTGATGGAGTTTCAATAGGTCATTGGACATTTGATCAGGCATTGGCACGTAGAGAGCTCATGAGGATGATAGTGTTGCATGAATTGGCATTCTCACTGGTGGAGTATGATGGATTTAGAAGGTTCGTCTCTAGTTTAAATCCAAGTTTCAAAATGGTATGTAGGAAAACAATCAAAAAGGACTGCCTGAAAGCATTCAAGGAAGAGATGTGCAGCCTACAAGCTATATTTAGACACTCTAAATCCAAGATATCATTAACCTCGGACATGTGGACATCCAATAGAACAATTGGGTTCATATGCATTACTGCACACTTCATTGGTCATGACTGGAAGCCGCAGAAAAGAATTGTCAAGTTTGCTGCCATGGAGACACCTCACACAGGAGTTGCTATGTTCAACGTCATGGTGAATTTTATAAGGGAGTGGAACATAGAAGATAAATTATTTGCGATGACGCTTGACAATGCATCCAACAATGGTGCAATGATGAAGTTACTAAAGAAGCATTTGTTGGACAAAAAAATGTTACTTGGAGGTGGCAAGTTGTTCCATCAACGCTGTGCTGCACATGTAATCAACTTGATATGCCAAGCTGGGTTGGATTTTCTTGACCCCATGATCAGCAAGATACGTGACAGTGTCAAATACATCCGAAGCTCACAAACTCGAAAAGAAAAGTTTGAAGAAATAGTTGAGCAAGTAGGCATATCTTGTGGCAAATGGCCAAGCCTTGATACACCAACCCGCTGGAACTCAACTTACATTATGATTGATATCGCGAGAGAGTACCGTGCAGTGTTCAGTTCATTGGCCATTCAAGATAAAAATTACCCCTTCAACCCATCATCCGAGGATTGGGAAAACGCTGATGCTATTTGCAGGTTGCTAAAAGTATTCTATGAAGCCACGAATGTGGTATCAGGCACAAAGTACCCTACTGCTAACTTGTATTTCCATGAAATTTGGAAAGTGAAGCACACATTGGAGCACCAACATTATGAAGAGAACAGTAAGTTTGGTGATATGGTCATGTACATGAAGAGAAAGCTAAAGAGGTACTGGAAGCTGTCATGGTTAAACCTTTGCATTCCTGTGATTTTGGACCCACAGTTCAAGCTGAGATACATTAAGT contains the following coding sequences:
- the LOC124691678 gene encoding putative cellulose synthase-like protein D5 is translated as MSNDYTNYTVFMPPTPDNQPGAAQAGASGSGGSSKPGLPPYSSGSKVTNRRGGDDGAAGGGSKMERRLSTAHVASPSKSLLVRSQTGDFDHNRWLFDTKGTYGIGNAYWPQEDNPYANEDGTGMGGGGDGGVKMEDLIDKPWKPLSRKVAISPSILSPYRLLVLVRFVSLLLFLVWRATNPNPDAMWLWGISIVCEYWFAFSWILDQMPKLNPINRAADLAALREKFESKTPSNPTGRSDLPGLDVFISTADPYKEPPLVTANTLLSILATDYPVEKLFVYISDDGGALLTFEAMAEACAYAKVWVPFCRKHSIEPRNPDAYFNQQGDPTKGKKRPDFVKDRRWIKREYDEFKVRINDLPEAIRRRAHAMNARERKIAREKAAASAEAAPAPVKATWMADGTHWPGTWLDSAPDHGKGDHASIVQVMIKNPHFDVVYGDAGDHAYLDFTDVDVRIPMFVYLSREKRPGYDHNKKAGAMNAMVRASAVLSNGPFMLNFDCDHYVYNCQAIREAMCYMLDRGGDRICYIQFPQRFEGIDPSDRYANHNTVFFDGNMRALDGLQGPMYVGTGCLFRRYAIYGFNPPRVTEYHGVVGQTKVPIDAHTRSAGGDEELRPLTDHPDHEAPQRFGKSKTFVESIAVAEYQGRPLQDHPSVRNGRPPGALLMPRPPLDAATVAEAVSLISCWYEDSTEWGLRVGWIYGSVTEDVVTGYRMHNRGWRSVYCITKRDAFRGTAPINLTDRLHQVLRWATGSVEIFFSKNNALCASRRLMFLQRMSYLNVGIYPFTSLFLIMYCLLPALSLFSGQFIVATLDPTFLCYLLLITTTLILLCLLEVKWSGIGLEEWWRNEQFWVIGGTSAHLAAVLQGLLKVTAGIEISFTLTAKAAAEDDDDPYAELYLIKWTSLFIPPLAIIGINIIAMVVGVSRCVYAEIPQYSKLLGGGFFSFWVLAHYYPFAKGLMGRRGRTPTLVYVWAGLISITVSLLWITISPPDDRISQGGIEV